A region of Mesoplodon densirostris isolate mMesDen1 chromosome 11, mMesDen1 primary haplotype, whole genome shotgun sequence DNA encodes the following proteins:
- the FRS2 gene encoding fibroblast growth factor receptor substrate 2 yields MGSCCSCPDKDTVPDNHRNKFKVINVDDDGNELGSGIMELTDTELILYTRKRDSVKWHYLCLRRYGYDSNLFSFESGRRCQTGQGIFAFKCARAEELFNMLQEIMQNNSINVVEEPVVERNNHQTELEVPRTPRTPTTPGFAAQNLPNGYPRYPSFGDASSHPSSRHPSVGSARLPSVGEESTHPLLVAEEQVHTYVNTTGVQEERKNRASVHVPLEARVSNAESNTPKEEPSNIEDRDPQILLEPEGVKFVLGPTPVQKQLMEKEKLEQLGRDQVSGSGANTTEWDTGYDSDERRDAPSVNKLVYENLNGLSLPSASGLRRGRLPSTGTSDTQNLNNSAQRRTALLNYENLPSLPPVWEARKLSRDEDDNLGPKTPSLNGYHNNLDPMHNYVNTENVTVPASAHKIEYSRRRDCTPTVFNFDIRRPSLEHRQLNYIQVDLEGGSDSDNPQTPKTPTTPLPQTPTRRTELYAVIDIERTAAMSNLQKALPRDDGTSRKTRHNSTDLPM; encoded by the exons ATGGGTAGCTGTTGTAGCTGTCCAGATAAAGACACTGTCCCAGATAACCATCGGAACAAGTTTAAG gTCATTAATGTGGATGATGATGGGAATGAGTTAGGTTCTGGCATAATGGAACTTACAGACACGGAACTGATTTTATACACTCGCAAACGTGACTCGGTAAAATGGCACTACCTCTGCCTCCGACGCTATGGCTATGATTCAaatctcttttcttttgaaagtGGTCGAAGATGTCAAACTGGACAAG GAATCTTTGCCTTTAAGTGTGCTCGTGCAGAAGAATTATTTAATATGTTGCAAGAGATTATGCAGAATAATAGTATAAATGTAGTGGAGGAGCCAGTTGTTGAAAGGAATAATCATCAGACAGAATTGGAAGTCCCCAGAACACCTCGAACACCTACAA ctCCAGGGTTTGCTGCTCAGAACTTACCTAATGGATATCCCCGATACCCCTCATTTGGAGACGCTTCATCCCATCCTTCAAGCAGACATCCTTCTGTGGGAAGTGCACGCCTGCCTTCAGTAGGTGAAGAGTCTACACATCCCTTGCTTGTGGCTGAGGAACAA GTACATACCTATGTCAACACTACAGGTGTACAAGAAGAACGGAAAAACCGCGCAAGCGTGCATGTCCCATTGGAGGCGAGGGTTTCTAATGCTGAAAGCAACACACCAAAAGAAGAACCAAGTAATATTGAGGACAGGGACCCTCAGATTCTTCTTGAACCTGAAGGAGTCAAGTTTGTCTTAGGACCAACCCCAGTTCAAAAGCAATTAATGGAAAAAGAGAAACTGGAACAACTTGGAAGAGATCAAGTCAGCGGAAGTGGCGCGAATACCACGGAGTGGGACACTGGCTATGACAGTGATGAACGAAGAGATGCGCCCTCTGTTAACAAACTGGTGTATGAAAATCTAAATGGGCTCTCTCTCCCCAGCGCCTCAGGGCTCAGGAGAGGTCGTCTGCCGTCCACCGGTACCTCAGATACCCAGAATCTCAACAACTCAGCTCAGAGAAGAACTGCATTGTTAAACTACGAAAATCTACCATCTTTGCCTCCTGTTTGGGAAGCCCGCAAGCTAAGTAGGGATGAAGATGACAATTTAGGACCAAAGACCCCATCTCTAAATGGCTACCATAATAATCTTGATCCAATGCATAACTATGTAAATACAGAGAATGTAACAGTGCCGGCAAGTGCTCACAAAATAGAATATTCAAGGCGTCGGGACTGTACACCGACAGTCTTTAACTTTGATATCAGACGCCCAAGTTTAGAACACAGGCAGCTCAATTACATACAGGTTGACTTGGAAGGTGGCAGTGACTCTGACAACCCTCAGACTCCAAAAACGCCTACCACTCCCCTTCCACAGACCCCTACCAGACGCACAGAGCTGTATGCTGTGATAGACATCGAGAGAACTGCTGCTATGTCAAATCTGCAGAAAGCACTGCCACGAGACGATGGTACATCTAGGAAAACTAGACACAATAGTACTGATCTGCCCATGTGA